A section of the Pseudomonas lini genome encodes:
- a CDS encoding sugar phosphate isomerase/epimerase family protein, with protein sequence MNPENPPVNHTSPTPAGLRGPGIFLAQFMSAEAPFDTLANIAHWAAAQGYKAIQLPTLGTQYIDLARAADSQDYCDELKAVCAQAGVEISELSTHLQGQLVAVHPAFDTLFDDFAPAHLRGQPQARTEWAIDQLKLAARASQRLGLKAHATFSGALLWPYVYPWPQRPSGLVEQGFAELARRWLPILDCFEQAGVDLCYEIHPGEDLHDGASFERFLEAVDHHPRAAILYDPSHLLLQQMDYLGFIDRYHERIRMFHVKDAEFRPDARSGVYGGYQGWVERPGRFRSLGDGQIDFKSIFSKLTQYDFTGWAVLEWECCLKDSEQGAAEGAAFIRQHMISKTRKAFDDFASVTSDEGFNRRLLGLPDA encoded by the coding sequence ATGAATCCGGAGAACCCTCCCGTGAACCACACCTCCCCAACACCGGCAGGCCTGCGCGGCCCGGGAATTTTCCTCGCGCAGTTCATGTCCGCCGAAGCGCCCTTCGACACGCTCGCCAACATTGCTCATTGGGCTGCGGCGCAGGGTTACAAAGCCATTCAATTGCCGACCTTGGGCACGCAGTACATCGACCTGGCGCGCGCCGCCGACAGTCAGGATTACTGTGATGAGTTGAAAGCCGTCTGCGCCCAGGCAGGTGTCGAAATCAGCGAGCTGTCGACGCATTTGCAGGGCCAACTGGTGGCGGTGCATCCGGCGTTCGATACGTTGTTCGATGACTTCGCCCCCGCGCATTTACGCGGCCAGCCTCAGGCACGCACCGAGTGGGCCATCGATCAGTTGAAGCTCGCCGCGCGCGCCAGCCAACGCTTGGGGCTGAAGGCGCACGCGACGTTTTCCGGTGCGCTGCTGTGGCCCTATGTCTACCCGTGGCCGCAACGCCCGAGCGGTCTGGTCGAGCAGGGTTTTGCCGAACTGGCCAGGCGCTGGTTGCCGATCCTCGATTGTTTCGAGCAAGCCGGCGTCGACCTCTGCTACGAGATCCATCCCGGCGAAGACTTGCACGACGGCGCCTCGTTCGAGCGTTTCCTTGAGGCCGTCGATCACCATCCGCGCGCCGCGATCCTCTACGACCCGAGTCATTTGCTGCTTCAGCAAATGGACTATCTGGGCTTCATCGATCGCTACCACGAGCGCATCCGCATGTTCCACGTCAAGGACGCCGAGTTCCGGCCCGATGCTCGCTCGGGTGTCTACGGCGGTTATCAAGGTTGGGTCGAGCGGCCTGGCCGCTTCCGCTCTTTGGGCGATGGGCAGATCGATTTCAAATCGATCTTCAGCAAATTGACGCAGTACGACTTTACCGGCTGGGCGGTTCTGGAATGGGAGTGTTGCCTGAAGGATTCGGAGCAGGGTGCCGCAGAAGGCGCGGCCTTCATCCGGCAGCACATGATCAGCAAAACCCGAAAGGCATTTGATGATTTCGCCAGCGTGACGTCCGACGAAGGTTTCAATCGTCGACTGCTGGGTTTGCCCGACGCCTGA
- a CDS encoding MinD/ParA family protein produces the protein MDDVHCVQVIAVTGGKGGVGKTTVAVNLSLALAKMGRRVVLLDADLGLANIDILLGLTPRYTLADVIEGRCELSEVLLPGPGGIRVAPASSGLQSMIHLEPAQYRALIQSFSDIGDKLDVLVIDTAAGIGGSVVNFIRAAQEVMLVVCDEPTSISGAYGLIKLLNLNYGLHRFRVLVNMTGSPAEGRNLFAKLEKITEMFLDVSLQYVGAIPNDECAHKAVQKGRAVFEAFPRSKCALAFQALAHNVDTWPLPTHPRGHVEFFVEQLVQNSGR, from the coding sequence ATGGATGATGTGCATTGCGTGCAGGTTATCGCTGTGACTGGCGGTAAAGGTGGCGTGGGCAAGACAACGGTGGCGGTTAACCTTTCGTTGGCGCTGGCAAAAATGGGGCGGCGCGTCGTATTGCTGGACGCTGATCTCGGCCTGGCGAATATCGATATTCTGTTGGGGCTGACCCCGCGCTACACACTGGCCGATGTCATCGAAGGGCGTTGCGAGCTGTCCGAGGTGCTGTTGCCTGGGCCTGGAGGCATTCGTGTTGCCCCGGCCTCTTCGGGCTTGCAGAGCATGATTCATCTGGAGCCTGCGCAATACCGTGCGCTGATCCAGTCCTTTAGCGATATTGGCGATAAGCTGGATGTGCTGGTGATCGATACGGCCGCCGGTATCGGTGGCTCAGTGGTCAACTTCATCCGCGCGGCGCAGGAAGTGATGTTGGTTGTGTGCGATGAACCCACCTCGATCAGCGGCGCCTACGGACTGATCAAACTGCTCAACCTGAACTACGGTCTGCATCGTTTTCGGGTGTTGGTCAACATGACAGGAAGTCCGGCAGAAGGCCGCAATCTGTTTGCCAAGCTGGAAAAAATTACCGAAATGTTCCTGGATGTCTCGCTGCAATACGTCGGCGCGATACCCAACGATGAATGTGCGCACAAAGCCGTGCAGAAGGGGCGTGCGGTGTTTGAAGCCTTTCCCCGTTCCAAATGCGCTCTCGCCTTCCAGGCCCTGGCTCACAACGTCGACACCTGGCCTTTGCCGACTCATCCGAGAGGGCATGTGGAGTTTTTTGTTGAGCAACTCGTGCAGAATTCGGGGAGGTGA
- a CDS encoding CAP domain-containing protein, protein MRPIVRCCRFVSLCLMPLLPLLASPAHASGERQLVEVINDYRADPDRCAGRTVKPLRPLSLKSNLALPVGYGGGLRGALKAKGYQAVTVRTIRVVGAQDADEAFDMLESDYCGALLDTQFADIGVTRSRSEWQVVLAQPVLDGRVGDSREAGKALLAQVNAARARPRLCGRQRFAAARPLTWNAALGAAAQGHSKAMAYGNYFAHRDPDGDMPLDRAKAAGYRGRQIGENIAAGQSSPNKAMAGWLASPGHCANLMNPMFTQVGAAYAADSRSDEGVYWTMLFGAP, encoded by the coding sequence ATGCGCCCAATCGTCCGCTGCTGTCGCTTTGTTTCTCTGTGCCTGATGCCTTTGCTCCCGCTACTCGCCAGCCCCGCCCATGCCAGTGGGGAACGGCAACTGGTGGAAGTCATCAACGACTACCGCGCCGATCCCGATCGTTGTGCGGGGCGTACGGTCAAGCCGTTGCGGCCGCTGTCGCTGAAATCGAACCTGGCGTTACCGGTCGGCTATGGCGGCGGTTTGCGGGGCGCCTTGAAAGCTAAGGGCTATCAAGCAGTGACGGTGCGCACCATTCGCGTGGTCGGCGCGCAAGATGCCGATGAGGCGTTTGACATGCTTGAGAGCGACTATTGCGGGGCGCTGCTCGATACCCAGTTCGCCGATATCGGCGTCACTCGCTCCCGTAGCGAATGGCAGGTGGTGCTGGCGCAACCGGTGCTCGACGGACGTGTCGGTGATTCGCGAGAAGCGGGCAAGGCGTTGCTGGCACAGGTCAATGCGGCACGGGCCAGGCCGCGCCTGTGCGGGCGCCAACGCTTTGCCGCCGCACGACCGTTGACCTGGAATGCCGCTCTGGGGGCCGCCGCGCAAGGCCACAGCAAGGCAATGGCCTACGGCAATTACTTCGCCCATCGCGATCCCGACGGTGATATGCCATTGGATCGGGCCAAAGCCGCCGGCTATCGAGGCCGGCAGATTGGCGAAAACATCGCCGCTGGGCAAAGCTCACCGAACAAAGCGATGGCCGGCTGGCTGGCCAGTCCCGGGCATTGCGCCAATCTGATGAACCCGATGTTTACCCAAGTAGGCGCAGCCTATGCCGCCGATTCGCGCAGCGATGAGGGTGTTTATTGGACGATGCTGTTTGGCGCGCCTTGA
- a CDS encoding nucleoside permease — protein sequence MTTMTARLSVMMFLQFFIWGGWFVTLGTFLSSNLGASGGQIGMAFSTQSWGAIIAPFVIGLIADRYFNAERILAVLHLIGAVLLLQLYRAPDFSAFYPFVLAYMMIYMPTLALVNSVAFRQMRDPALEFSRIRVWGTIGWIVAGVVISFVFAWDSQQAISSGGLRNTFLMSAIASLVLGLYSFSLPRTAPLKPEPGSVGLKQMLGLDALGLLKDRSYLVFFIASILICIPLAFYYQNANPFLAEIGVTNPTAKMAIGQVSEVLFMLLLPLFIQRFGIKIALLVGMLAWALRYLLFAYGNNGDLAFMLFTGIALHGICYDFFFVSGQIYTDAKASERFRSSAQGLITLATYGLGMLIGFWVAGAVTDHYASAESHDWKSIWLFPAGFALAIFFCFSLAFKGRQSVAAPSSI from the coding sequence ATGACCACGATGACTGCGCGATTAAGCGTAATGATGTTCTTGCAGTTCTTTATCTGGGGCGGATGGTTCGTGACCCTCGGCACCTTCCTCTCCAGTAATCTGGGGGCCAGCGGCGGGCAGATTGGCATGGCGTTCTCGACGCAGTCCTGGGGCGCGATCATCGCGCCCTTTGTGATCGGTTTGATTGCCGACCGCTACTTCAATGCCGAGCGCATCCTCGCGGTGTTGCATCTGATCGGCGCGGTGTTGCTATTGCAACTCTATCGAGCGCCTGACTTCAGTGCGTTTTACCCGTTCGTGCTGGCCTACATGATGATTTACATGCCGACGCTGGCATTGGTGAATTCGGTGGCGTTCCGGCAGATGCGCGACCCGGCCCTGGAGTTCTCGCGGATCAGAGTGTGGGGCACCATCGGCTGGATCGTGGCGGGCGTGGTGATCAGTTTTGTATTTGCCTGGGATTCGCAACAAGCGATCTCCTCCGGTGGTTTGCGCAACACGTTTCTGATGTCGGCCATCGCCTCCCTCGTGCTCGGGCTCTACAGCTTCAGCCTGCCGCGCACCGCGCCGCTCAAACCTGAGCCGGGCAGTGTCGGCTTAAAGCAAATGCTGGGGCTGGACGCCTTGGGTTTGTTGAAGGATCGCAGTTACCTGGTGTTCTTCATCGCCTCCATTTTGATCTGCATTCCGTTGGCGTTTTATTATCAGAATGCCAACCCGTTCCTGGCGGAAATCGGCGTGACCAATCCAACCGCCAAGATGGCGATCGGGCAAGTCTCGGAAGTGCTGTTCATGTTGCTGCTGCCGCTGTTCATTCAGCGTTTCGGCATCAAGATCGCGCTGCTGGTGGGGATGCTGGCGTGGGCGTTGCGCTATCTGCTGTTCGCCTACGGCAACAACGGGGACCTCGCCTTCATGTTGTTCACCGGCATCGCCTTGCACGGCATCTGTTACGACTTCTTCTTTGTTTCGGGGCAGATCTACACCGATGCCAAAGCGTCGGAGCGTTTCAGAAGCTCCGCGCAAGGGTTGATCACGCTCGCGACGTATGGCTTGGGCATGCTGATTGGCTTTTGGGTGGCCGGGGCGGTCACCGATCACTATGCGTCGGCTGAGAGCCATGACTGGAAAAGCATCTGGCTGTTCCCGGCAGGGTTCGCGTTGGCGATATTTTTCTGTTTTTCGCTGGCCTTCAAAGGGCGGCAAAGCGTGGCAGCGCCGTCGAGTATTTGA
- a CDS encoding cupin domain-containing protein — translation MHSQPGVTTCTAINFAEKLALFSEQWAPKVIAEMNDYQFKVVKIEGDFVWHSHADTDETFIVLEGELRIDLREGAVVVRQGEMYVVPKGVEHKPYAEREVKMLLIEPRGVLNTGDQEGERTAINDVWI, via the coding sequence ATGCATTCCCAACCCGGCGTGACAACCTGCACCGCGATTAACTTTGCCGAAAAACTGGCTTTGTTCAGCGAGCAATGGGCGCCCAAGGTCATTGCCGAAATGAACGACTACCAGTTCAAGGTGGTGAAAATCGAAGGCGACTTTGTCTGGCATTCCCACGCCGACACCGATGAAACCTTCATCGTCCTCGAAGGCGAGCTTCGCATTGATCTTCGAGAGGGAGCGGTCGTGGTCAGGCAGGGAGAAATGTACGTTGTCCCCAAGGGCGTCGAACACAAGCCTTACGCCGAGCGAGAGGTGAAGATGTTACTGATCGAGCCGCGTGGCGTGCTGAATACCGGCGATCAGGAAGGAGAAAGAACCGCAATCAATGACGTCTGGATTTAG
- a CDS encoding LacI family DNA-binding transcriptional regulator produces the protein MSNIREVARLAGVSVATVSRTLKSPERVLPETRDKVNAAVEQAGYRPNLMAVQFRSRRTGNLVILVPAIANTFFARVISGAQQAAQAAGYRLLLCDTQGREEIEREFAALVYAHQADGVIQLRAYDPFESPSPHGESLPLVNACEVIQGGRHPTISLDNRAAAKAMTEHLIDLGHRRIGLIKGPKSSPLTRDRVAGYQDALHQAGIESDPQLICHGDFTLQAGFDGAGMLLELPDRPTAFFCENDEMAIGALKRIKQQGLQVPEDISLVGFDDIPFAAYCDPALTTIAQPAEIFGQKAVEMLIALIEKKPIPDRHVVLPFTLTVRNSTTARKG, from the coding sequence TTGTCCAATATCCGTGAAGTAGCCCGGCTGGCCGGCGTTTCGGTGGCCACTGTGTCCAGAACGCTGAAGTCGCCCGAGCGCGTACTCCCCGAAACCCGGGACAAGGTCAACGCAGCCGTGGAACAGGCCGGCTACCGGCCGAACCTCATGGCTGTGCAGTTTCGTTCGCGCAGAACCGGCAATCTGGTGATTCTGGTCCCGGCCATCGCCAACACGTTTTTCGCACGGGTCATTAGCGGCGCTCAACAGGCGGCACAGGCCGCCGGTTACCGACTGCTGCTGTGCGACACCCAGGGTCGCGAGGAAATCGAACGGGAATTTGCCGCGCTGGTGTACGCCCACCAGGCCGACGGCGTGATTCAGTTGCGCGCCTACGACCCGTTTGAATCGCCCTCCCCACACGGCGAATCACTGCCCTTGGTCAACGCCTGTGAGGTGATTCAAGGCGGGCGGCATCCGACGATCAGCCTCGACAACCGGGCAGCGGCCAAGGCCATGACGGAGCATCTGATCGATCTGGGCCATCGCCGGATCGGTCTGATAAAAGGCCCGAAAAGCAGCCCGCTCACACGCGACCGCGTGGCCGGTTATCAAGATGCATTGCACCAGGCCGGTATCGAGTCAGATCCACAATTGATCTGCCACGGGGACTTCACGTTGCAGGCCGGTTTTGATGGCGCGGGAATGCTGCTGGAACTGCCCGACCGTCCGACCGCGTTCTTTTGCGAAAACGATGAAATGGCAATCGGTGCATTGAAGCGCATCAAACAGCAGGGTTTGCAGGTACCCGAAGATATTTCGTTGGTCGGTTTCGATGACATTCCGTTCGCGGCCTACTGTGATCCAGCGTTGACAACCATTGCGCAACCCGCCGAAATCTTTGGCCAAAAAGCCGTTGAAATGCTGATCGCCCTCATTGAAAAAAAGCCCATTCCGGACCGCCATGTGGTGCTGCCGTTCACATTAACCGTGCGTAACAGTACGACCGCCCGAAAGGGATGA
- a CDS encoding AraC family transcriptional regulator, translated as MTKTRGDKDWVKRSAQPLKMERIEAFFGGHGFTPHRHDTYAIGRTLSGVQSFQYRNTQRHSLPGKTIVLHPDEVHDGEAGTEAGFHYRMIYIEPALIQQVLGGKPLPFIEGGISSDPRLYAATQVLLQNLDACIEPLEEDDAIYDLAQALDANSGQRGRRKSFDFAAAERARALIHESLDRVITLEELAQASGRDRWSLSRDFRALYGTSPYRYMTQRRLDLARALMFGGHSMAEAAVCAGFFDQSHMTRQFVQTYGVSPGRWMKRLGLV; from the coding sequence ATGACGAAAACCAGGGGTGACAAAGACTGGGTAAAGCGCTCGGCTCAGCCGTTGAAGATGGAGCGCATCGAAGCCTTTTTTGGCGGCCATGGGTTTACCCCGCATCGCCACGACACGTACGCCATCGGACGAACGCTGTCGGGTGTACAAAGCTTCCAGTACCGCAACACCCAGCGTCATAGCCTGCCCGGGAAAACTATCGTTTTGCATCCGGACGAGGTGCATGACGGTGAAGCCGGCACTGAGGCGGGTTTTCATTATCGGATGATTTACATCGAACCCGCCTTGATTCAGCAAGTATTAGGCGGCAAGCCCTTGCCCTTTATCGAGGGTGGTATATCCAGCGATCCACGGCTTTATGCCGCGACCCAGGTGCTGCTGCAGAACCTCGACGCTTGCATCGAGCCCCTGGAAGAAGACGATGCCATTTACGATCTCGCGCAGGCGCTGGATGCGAATTCGGGGCAGCGCGGGCGGCGCAAGTCGTTTGATTTCGCCGCGGCCGAACGCGCGCGTGCGCTGATTCATGAGTCGCTGGATCGAGTCATTACCCTGGAGGAGTTAGCACAGGCGAGTGGTCGAGATCGCTGGAGCCTGAGCCGTGATTTTCGTGCGCTGTACGGTACGAGCCCCTATCGATACATGACGCAACGACGTCTCGATCTGGCAAGAGCACTGATGTTCGGGGGCCACTCGATGGCGGAGGCGGCCGTCTGCGCAGGCTTTTTCGATCAAAGCCACATGACGCGTCAATTCGTCCAGACCTACGGCGTCTCACCCGGCCGGTGGATGAAAAGGCTGGGCCTGGTTTAA
- a CDS encoding Gfo/Idh/MocA family protein, with protein sequence MGFVGGGEGAFIGKAHRQAAGLDGRFELVCGAFSRDARNNQDTGAALGLSASRCYSDWQRMLDSERALPADQRMELLVIVTPNHLHAPIASQALSAGFHVFSEKPAALNLSELLALKAVVKSSDRLYGLAHTYLGYPMVWQARKMVRTGVIGAVRKVIVEYPQGWLSRDVAGQGNKQASWRDQPEQSGLGGCIGDIGTHAFSLAEFVADQPIEQVCATLGSHIAGRQLDDDAAMLFKMAAGASGVLIASQVCAGEENPLKIRVYGDKGGLEWRQEEPASLIHRSLDQPLSILRSGVGQPWLCEAASQRMRLPAGHPEGYLEAMANLYGDFATAIRCNVEGNDAPGVPGIDVGLRGMAFIEAVVANHRGDAKWTELVCNP encoded by the coding sequence ATGGGGTTTGTCGGGGGCGGCGAGGGTGCTTTCATCGGCAAAGCCCACCGCCAGGCCGCCGGCCTCGATGGTCGTTTTGAACTGGTGTGCGGTGCATTCAGCCGAGACGCCCGCAACAATCAGGACACCGGTGCCGCGCTGGGATTGTCCGCCTCACGCTGCTACAGCGACTGGCAGCGGATGCTCGATAGCGAGCGCGCACTGCCTGCCGATCAGCGCATGGAGCTGTTGGTCATCGTCACGCCCAATCACTTGCACGCGCCGATCGCCAGCCAGGCATTGAGCGCGGGTTTTCATGTGTTCAGCGAAAAGCCCGCGGCACTGAACCTGTCCGAGCTGCTGGCGCTCAAGGCAGTGGTGAAAAGCAGCGATCGCCTCTATGGACTGGCCCACACGTATCTGGGTTATCCAATGGTCTGGCAGGCGCGCAAGATGGTACGTACCGGCGTGATCGGCGCTGTGCGCAAGGTCATCGTCGAGTACCCGCAGGGCTGGCTGAGTCGGGATGTGGCCGGGCAGGGCAACAAGCAGGCGAGTTGGCGCGATCAGCCCGAGCAGTCCGGGCTGGGCGGCTGCATAGGCGACATCGGCACCCATGCCTTTTCACTGGCCGAATTCGTCGCAGACCAACCCATCGAGCAGGTGTGTGCAACCTTGGGTTCGCACATTGCCGGGCGGCAACTGGACGATGACGCGGCGATGCTGTTCAAGATGGCCGCCGGGGCCAGCGGGGTGTTGATCGCCAGCCAGGTCTGCGCCGGCGAAGAGAACCCGTTGAAGATTCGCGTCTATGGCGATAAGGGCGGGCTGGAGTGGCGTCAGGAAGAGCCTGCGAGCCTGATCCATCGTTCCCTCGATCAACCGTTGAGCATCCTTCGTTCCGGTGTCGGCCAGCCCTGGTTGTGCGAGGCCGCCAGCCAGCGCATGCGTTTGCCTGCCGGGCATCCCGAAGGTTATCTCGAGGCCATGGCCAATCTCTATGGTGATTTCGCCACCGCGATCCGCTGCAACGTGGAAGGCAACGATGCCCCCGGCGTGCCGGGCATCGACGTCGGGTTGCGTGGCATGGCGTTCATCGAAGCGGTGGTCGCCAATCATCGCGGCGACGCGAAGTGGACAGAACTGGTCTGCAACCCATGA